Below is a window of Nyctibius grandis isolate bNycGra1 chromosome 12, bNycGra1.pri, whole genome shotgun sequence DNA.
gctccccctgccccacccgGACCCCCCCCCGGTGTGCACCGGGCTCCCCGGGGGTCGCCCCCCCGCTTCCCCCCTGCGGCGACGGAGGCTGGCGGAGGCGTGGTGGGTCGGTGGGTTTTACCGGAGCACAGCGCTGCTACACGGGGACCGggcgggcaccggcaccggccaCGCTCCGCCGGGCTCAGAGGCACCTctcaccccctccccgccgctccccgcagccccggccccgcgtcccggggcggggggcgccggtTTTCCCTTCCCGGGGGTCTCACCCCGGGCCTCCCTCCGCCGGGCACGGGTCCGCCTCGTCCCGGGGATGAGTTGCCCCCCTCCAAGTCCTGCGCCCCGGCCCCACCGGGTAGGGCGGGCTGTCCCCGTCCCCGGTGTCCCGGGCGGGCAGCCCTAGGGCTCCCGCGGCCGCTCGGGGGGCAGGAAGGCGTCCGGGGGTCCCGGCGGCAGCTCCGGGTCGCTCAGGTGCTTCTTCTCCCGGGGCTGCTCCCGTGTCCGGGTCCAGGAGGGCGAGCGCAGGTACCCGGCCCGGGGCACCGGCTGGAGCCCTGCGGGGACACACGGCTGGGGGACGCGGGGACAGGGCTGGAGGACCGGGGAGACACGGCTGGGGGCTGCTCCGGTGGTCTGGGGACACGCGGTTCGGGGCCGTTCTGGGGGTCGGACCGGGGCTGCTCCGGTGGACCGGGGACACATGgctcggggctgctcggggGACTGGGGACACGGCTGGGGGCTGCTCCGGGGGTCGGACCGGGGAGACGCGGCTCGGGGCCGCTCCGGGGGACCGGGGACACGCGGCTCGGGGCCGTTCCGGGGGTGGGACCGGGGCCGTTCCGGTCACGCTCGCTCACCGCCCGGCGGTTCCCCCGCCGCGTTCTCCTCGTCCGAGTCGGCGAAGACCTCGGCCAGCTCCTGGTCCGACATGTCGGTCAGCTCGGTCAGGTCCAGCAGGTCGAAGTGAACCTCCAGCGAGGAGACGCTGCTGAGGGGCTctgcgggcagcggcggggctgGCACCGCCCCGAGGCCCCGGGgatgggcggggggggggagcagcgggggcaggggggcgccctggggaaggggggggctcGGCAGGAGCGGTgaccagctgtgggctggtgggggacaCCAGGGACGGGCAGGGACCCCGGAGGCTGGCAGGGGACcgcaggagctggcagggaccaaggggcaggcaggagatagtaggggcaggcaggggatgccagggacaggcaggg
It encodes the following:
- the DBNDD1 gene encoding dysbindin domain-containing protein 1, which translates into the protein MQAEARGDFCGRDQRPELGKEVLVPERPAGTPTHGPAQDPPGAPAEEQGGIPVPSAGLLQVTERRQPLSSVSSLEVHFDLLDLTELTDMSDQELAEVFADSDEENAAGEPPGGLQPVPRAGYLRSPSWTRTREQPREKKHLSDPELPPGPPDAFLPPERPREP